The DNA segment GTACAGGAGGATGTGACCATACCAGAAGCAGTGATGAAACCAGAGTCCAGCAGGAATGAGGAGGAGGTCAACCGGTGGATTTCAGATTAATACGGGCAAACACACTCTCATTTCATTCACAGTAAACGCAACATTCTGTCATTATTTCTGCTTCTACTCATGAAGGTTTAACGTCCTCGTGAAATCCAAAGTGTTTTCATACACAGACCTggttctacagcacaggtgtcacacatgcggcccgggggccaaactcggcccgccaaagggtccagtccgacccctttggatgaatttgtgaaatgcaaaaattacactgaaaatatgagcaatccttttagttcaagttccacattcagaccaattcaatctcaaatgggcggGACCTgtgaaatatgatcataataacaaatacataatgacaactccaaattttggacACATCAACaatgatttggctcaaatttgaagcagCTGTCAAactccccggcctacacctatttatcagaaAAAGTTTACATTTCGCACTATTACGCCCCCTAAAAATGTACCTTTTTATGAAAactgcatcagttcggacataagataaccagttttgctcaaatttgaatctgttgtcaatctcccaggcctacacccgttcatcagaagacattaaaatttggtgctagagtgccacctgctgagtGATGGGCATATTTGGACCGGACATGCCCATGGTGAGGGCCTTTCAATGCAGCTTGAGGCTTTaattctctttgtaaatgtaaatatttgcatgtatttacactaaaagtagaattttgcacaaaaaaaaaagtgaataaccttaacaaatatgaataacttgaaatgtctttaagagaagtaagttcaattttaacaatattctgcctgttatttaatgttttgtctatttgtagatccactgcgatgtataaattgtaatgtacatgtggaaatgataaacttaggcataacattgttaaaattacacttattttttcagtttgttcatgttattcacatcttttgaaaggatagtttgtagatgtaaaccttttcataatgtaaatttactttttcactctaaaacagaaaaaagtttggagttgacattattcatatattattatattattattttactggttcagcccatttcagatcaaatttagctgaatgtggaactgaactaaaatgagtttaacagcccTGTTCTACaccgttgcccataaagttggaataaaatattttcacctcttctcatgaaatggttgtgacaatgtgatttatcgTGGAACTGGGACTCAGCGTGTGATCATTACACCTGATCAAATGtgattaaataggaataaaaagatgaatgtgtctgaaaacacttcCAACTGCAGAGGATTGTTTTAGGATTTCACTGCCCAGGTCGTACCGATGTTTTAAGGACTTTTCTGTTCGGTTAAAACAGGTTAGAAACATGTCAAATGCATGAAATCACATTACCTCGATGAAGCCactgaaaatgacattttttaccaGTTTATCGAGTAAATTATGTCCAACAGTGACCTTCCAAACACTGCATTTAACAGATATGAAGCCACAGCTCTACCCATTTTACAAATGATTTGCCACAATTAATCTGAAAACATCTCCTCCATCACTACTGGGCTCTGAATGCAACAAGAAAGGCTAACAGTGTATCATATTCAGTTGAATGTTGTGACAAAAGTCCAAAGCAATGACTTTACGTAAAAAATACTTGTCAGTGTTTTTGTCCTTTGTGAGAGTCAAAGTCCACCACAGTTTGTACCTTTTCAGGTTATGTCCAGCTGAGTTGTCATTCAAAATTTTGCataatattctttttatttacTCTGTCCAGGAGACTGATGATGACGTACGCACTGAAATCAAGTTCATTGTCTTTGCTTCATGGTTTCACTACATTTCTACCAGGTAATGGTTactctacaaatacaaaaaaagtacaaaaagatGCACATCCTTTTCTCAGGAGATTTTTCTCTGAAATGCATCTCAGTAACAGTTATTGTTGGTCTGTTATTGTCAGACCTGTCTCAATGCATACATCCAACTATGTATGAATGAAAGACTGGAAGCGATAATTAAATGTTCAGAGAAAAACTTGAATGCAGTGaatgggaaagaaaaaaagggtCAACACCCGAGGTATAGGGACCAGCACACTCCTTGTTTGTCCGTCTGAGTGCTGAGGTTCATTCAGGAACACAGTAGAGTCGTCACAAAACGTCCTATGACTCAGTTTTTTCTCCTGACTTCTCGTTGATTGTAGCCGCTTGGCTCTGAGCGTCCTGCAGACAACAGGCCATCGGACTGGGGATGTAGTTGAACGGTGTGACTCGGACCGCCTTGCTTGGAGATCCTTGGCGGAAATGCACAACTCCACCGATGTGGCCATCTGATGTTCCTGTCGAGACAGTACTGTGGGTCCTCACTGAAGCATCTGAATCTCCATCTTGGAGGTTATTCCCAGAGCCAGCGCTGATCTTCCTCAGTAGAGCCAGTTTTGTAACCTCCTCTGAGATCACCGGAGCAGTTTCGACTGTTGGAGAAGTGCTtgagtttgttttgttgtttgaaaGATCTTCTGTCTGCACTATTGCGTCGCTTGTCTTGCGCGATGCGAGTAGAATGGTTGGCAGTTttcctggaagagctggtggcTTTGGCTTTTCTCCATCTGGAGAAGGCACCAGAGGTAATGCGTTGGCTGGCAGAGTGCTTTTCAAGATCTGAGGTACATCTTCATCCCTGATCCTCCTCCAAGTGACTCTGTCATTTTGCCGAGATCCAGATCTCTGTCCTTTCTGGCATTTTTTCTTTGTATCGTCCTCACTTTTTGCCCTTCCACTGGAATCAGAAGATGACGAGCGGAGGGAAGAGCGGCTGGTAACACGACTCAGAATGTTGATGCTTGGTGAGGAGGCATGGCGTTTAAAGGTGTCTTTGTCTTGCTGTTGTCTGGGTCCAGACATTCTGCCTGGTCCATTTCTTTGAGCTGCCCTGCAGGGGCTTTCAGAGCTGGTTCTCCTGGCCGGGCGTCTTGTGGTCATGTCCCGTTCACTGGAAGTGGCCCTAGACAAGGTTCCTGTCTGCCTCTGAGGTTCAGGCTTCTGGACTGCCTGAAACTGCCCTGGACCTCTTCCTTGCACCCTCCTTGGGGCTTGTACCGCCGCCTTCAGTTCCTGACAGCGTGATGAGCAGAGGAACACAGCTGAAGCTCCTGGAACCGCTCTTCGAGGGGATCCATTCTGAGATCCAGGCACATTGCGTCCAGAACCTTCACGTCTTAGCACTGTCTTCGATTCCTTAATGAAAGTAAGCTGTCTCAAGAATCCATTGCGGTCAGACTCACCACCACTTGAGTGGACAGAAGTCATCCTGACCAAGTCAAATCGATTCCCAGGACCAATCCTTTTTCCGTTGACCTGGTTGGTGGGTCTGCTGCTTGTTTGGTTGGTTACCAGCGGAGACAGGGGTCTTGGTTGCCTCACTGAATTTTGCATAAAAGGGATCCGGACTGGGGACTTCTGTGTCTTCGGTGGTGGGGATTTTTCATTTTGATTGACAACAGGAGAGCGTCCCTTTCTTTCAGGTGGACTGCTGGCAGGTGGACTACTAGCAGGAGTGGAATTCTTCTTCTGAACAGTTTTATTTGTCTGAATAGGGGATGTTATCTTTCTCTGTGAGTGTCTGGATGGTGTAGAGCTCTGTGACGATCCGGAGGATGAACTTTTTGGTATCCTTGGAGGTGGAGTAGAGCTTCTCTTTGGCAAAGACAGTTCTATATCTTGTGGTCGCCCTAATCTATGGAGACTCTTTGATCTGTGTTGAGCGAGGTCTGGATTCTTTGGAGTGTCTGTCTTGGGTTTTCTGGGAGGAGGTCTTTGAGAAGGAGGTGCATCTTTTTTCGGTGTGTATATCACTGTTCTGCCTCTGAAAACCACTGGCAGGTTTGGAACTGGCTTGCGCTGTGCAAAGTCTAaaggtttgtttgcttttttgtctTTAGCAAACTTCTTTTCTTTGGGTGTAAAGCTGGAGGTGGACATAAAAGACAGCACAGATTCAGTCTCTTCTGAGGATGGTTCTTGTGACTTTGATGCCTGCAGTCCAGTGACAACAGAATTAGCACCTTCTTGTATGGCTCTCCATTCAACACTATTGAGATCGGACTCCTTATCCCATGCCGTATCATCACTGTCAATTTCCTCGTCGATGTTCCACCCGTCTACAgccttttgtttctgtttttgggaGTTCTCTCCTTTCTTCTTTCTGGCAGCCAGCTTCCTTCTCTGCTTGGGCATGGCAGATGTGATGCATTTCTGAAGGAGGTCATCCTCTGAATCCATGCTGACAGAGCTTGGTGAGCTTTGTTCTTCATACTGGCTGTGAATGTTCATGGACTTCATCTGTTGaaccatgtttttattttgtctgtttttgtaccATATTTGTTGGGCTTTTGATTTCTGATCCTCAAACTCAGCATCGCTCAGTGAACTGAGAGAGGAGCTGAGGGAGTAACACGCCAGAGATTCATCCTTTATTAGACCCTGTTTTATCCGATGAAATCCTCTGGGCTTCTGGGAATTATCGATTCTGCCAATGTTTGTCATGCTTCGGGAAAGTGTGTTTCTACTGGCTTCTCTTATCTGTTTTCTACTATTTCTCTTCATTGCTTCTTCATTGTCATCATAGTAGCCATTACTCTCCTCTGATGACATCTGTTGGAAAACTCTCTCACTTTGCGACCGCAGATTGAGGTTACTTTCTGGGTTTTTCTTAATGACAGGGAGTTCCAGTTTCCTTACTTGGTTTAGCATTTTTCTTTGCTGACTAGGAGAATGATTTCTTTGGCTCGCCACTCGATCAGCTACTTCTTTGCTCTGCATCAGCACCCGTTGTGTGGGAATGACATGTTTGGTAGTTCGGGTTAGTTGTATCTCAGGTTGGTAGTTCATCCTGTGGGGTTTGTGGAAGTGTGAGAAAATCCTCAAGTCTTCAATTCTCTTCGCCTCATCATCAAGCGGTTCTTGCTTGTTCAGACCTTTAGCTGTGCAGTCTTTAGCTCCTCGTTCCTTCACTGGATACTGGAGTGTTTCATCGCTTAGTGATGTGGTGCTGGAGAAGTTGACGGGGGTACCTTCTGCAGAATCAGTGAAGGATGAATCATCGAATTTGAAGTCTTTCTGTGGGATGACAATTCTTCTTCCAGGACATACTTGGGTTTTTCCATTTGGGAGCATGTACACAGGGAGGTGTATTGGTTTTCTAATCTGGGCGTTAAGAATATGAGGCGGTATTGTCGTCATCAGGGAAGGTCTCACTTTCCTAAACTTGGATGGCATTGCTGAATTAATGCACTCCTTTAAGATTTCTATGTCATCATCTGAGTTACCCTCACTATATCGCTCCCCATGCTCGAATCCTTGCTCATCCTCATCATAAAGAGgaagatttttgtcattttgctggAGCAGGGGGGTTAATTTCAGCTCCACGTCTTTCTGAATGTAATGTTCATGAAGAGGCAAAGCACTCAAGCTTGAAGCACAGGAGAAGTTCTCAGTGGGCTTTTCCACAGTGAAGTAGATCATAGTGTCCAGGTCAGGAGGAAGGTTAAATCTGTCCTTCGAGTCCGTGATTTCCATAAATTTCCGAAGGCTGTTTTCCCACTGTCCTGATATTCCTGCAGGCTGTGCTTCTGGTCCATTTGGTTCAACACAGCACGGGGTTTTACTACGACTAGGAGGCATTGTTTGTCCTGGACTATCAGGAAGGTCACTGGGGCTGATTGTTCCATCAATCATCTCACTGCAGGGATCACTTTGGATTGAGCTGGCAATAGAAGGAGACTCAAAGCTGCCCAATGAACTGACTGAGCTGCAGCGACTCATTACCAGTGGTGTCTCATGGATGTAGTTCTCAGATGAACTGGATGGAGATCGGTCTTCGAGTACAGCTGGTGACGCTCCCCTAAGGAACACCTTTTCCTTTTTGGCAGGACCTGGAATCTCAATGGGATCAGTTTCTTTGCTTGGAAAAGTCTTTGAGTCAGTCATGAGGAGCTGGCTGTCACTCAGGTCCTCCAACGTTTCATCTTCTTCAGCTCTCTTGACCACCTCTCCATCCTCCACTTCAATTATTTCCAGTGATGAATCACTCTCCAGCTCATTTTCGCTTTGTCCATCCAGCCCTCCATCACCAGAAGACAAAGAGGACAGTGAACTGCAGCGGGAAAAACATATGGGTGTGTTCTCCACTGAGTATTTTTGGACTGTTTCCATCGTACCAATGGTTGGGCTTCTGGTGGATGTTATTGGAGAAAATTTGGTAATGCTCCCTCCTGTCATCACAGTGGGTACCCATGCTTGCCTTCTCATTGCTTGGGCAGCCTGAACATTAATAGCTGTCTTGGCTACACCAAATTTTGCTACGCTCTGAATGAGCGGCACCTGCTGATAAGACGGAGAGAGCTTAATAGAAGTCATGCTAACATCAGAGGAAACCTTTGTAGATACACTGACAGGGGTCTGAACTGGTGGATCCTGGTTCTTTTCTGGATCTGTACTGCTAAACTCTTGGGTTTTTACATCTTTGTTGTCCACAGAGTCTCTTTCAGGAATATCTTGCTGGTTAGTCTCATTGAGGGCAGTTGGCACGGCATTTATGTATTCTTGATGAGCCACTTTAAGATCAAGCTGGTTGGGTCTTTGTTGTTGCATGATTAGACCTCTTGGTGCAGGTCGCATCTGGTCTTTGCTGCCGCAGTAGCCGTCACTTGTGCTGCCGCTGTTTAAGCTGTCTGTGGATACACTGGAGTGGGCAGTTTTGAGGCGTAGAAGGGCGTGGGCTCGGCTCAGGCGGTCCCTGTGGGCCAGGCTACTCGTATCCGACAGACGACAGGGGGAGCAGGACTTCGCCCGGGCTTCATTGAGTTCATCCAGTCCATAAGGCCAATCTGCGAGGTGGTCCTCAGAGCTCAGGCTCAAACTGTCCTCGGAGGAAGTGTGCATAGTGATATCCTCCACTAATCTGTCAATTTTAGCAACAGTGTTGGTGATCTTTTTTGCCAACTTCTCTGCAGCAGCAGATACATCATCTGGAGGTGCATGTCTCTTCTCTACTATCTGAGGTGGGTCCACATCTCTCTCAGGTTCACTGTCCCTCTTCCGGGGCTGGTTTTGGAGGAAGTTTGAGTTGGTAAGAAACATGGAGAGCATCGAGAAACTCCCAGTGTCCAAACTGCTGGAGACATTGGGGGCTTCATCATCATCGAAGCAGCCGGAGTCCGATGCGTAATCCTTGGCCAGACTCTCAATGTGCCGCAGAGGCTTGTTGAGGCTCAGGTGTTTGGGGCTCTGTTTCTCCAGGGTATCAAAAGTCTCTGCTAAGTGTTTGGCATCCAGCTCTGCTTCCAGAGCTTTCTGTTTCCTCATGTACAGCGAGGGCATGCAGGAGCCAGGGGACACCACCGCAGCATCCTTATACTTCAGGGGTCTGTTTGTAAGAAGGTTCCTCAAAGCTGCAGCGCTGCCCATGGCGATCATCTTGTGCTTGGAGTGGATGAGGTTACGCAGCATGCTAACCGCCCCCAGGTCCCACAGCAGCTCCTGGTCTTTAGAACTTCGAGCTGAGAGGTTCCACAGCGTCCCGCAGGCGTTGCTCACGATGGTGAGGCTGTGGGAGCGCAGGTGCTGCAGCAGAGTCTGGAGGCAGTTGTGATCCCTGAGGATTTGCCTGAGTAGAAACAAAGAGAAGCAGGTGAACAGACATCCAGACCCAGCAGGTTATTAATAGGTActagtaaaaatgttaaaagatacACCAGGCTGGGGTTGGTTTAGCCCGTTTTACTACATAACTGCCGGATAATTACCaatgaattctgatttttttaagCTCTTGAAATATGTTTTAGAAATAGTTCTTAAATCACTAGTGATCTTTTGTGGAAATTCAATATAACTGCCCTTAGATGTGACTGTGTGAAATTTTGCTCTTGGAATAATAACAGTTTCCTCTTTCAGGCAGATACTGAGGTTGAGTTAaaatagaacacaggtgtcaaacatgcggcccgggggccaaaactggcccaccgaagggtccaatccggcccgtgggatgaatgtgtgaaatgcaaaaattacactgaatatattaacaatcaaggatgtaaaaatcattttaggtcaattcaacctaaattaggtcagaccagtaaaatactgtcataataacctataaataatgaaaaacacatttttcctcttagttttagtgtaaaaaaagtcaaatacacaaaaatgtttacatttagactagcccttttacaaaaaatgtgaacaaccagaacaaatatgaacaacctgaaatgtcctaagagaaatatgtagaatttgaacaatattctacctgttattaaatgtttggtgcatttgtagatccactgtgatctgtacgttataatgcacatgtataaatgataaactgaggcagaatattgttaaaattgcactgatttttctttagaattttcaggttattcatatttgttcatgttatgttcgagtacagtttgtagatgtaaacattttcattacagaatttgacttttttttttttttactcaaaaacagagaatgcTTTGGAATTTacattatttgtaagtttttatcctgttatttatattattttactggtccggcccacttcagatcatattaggctgaatgtggaactgaac comes from the Sphaeramia orbicularis chromosome 4, fSphaOr1.1, whole genome shotgun sequence genome and includes:
- the apc2 gene encoding adenomatous polyposis coli protein 2 isoform X2, yielding MRVARLEQLEKELQEARGSQESQLQLSGAEKPPAGEPENNSSSAAAAAGNEAPDGGSKVEMVFWLLSMLANRDKEEMSRTLLALSSSQDSCIAMRKSGCVPLLVQILHEAPGGSGGGPGEASTSGCSREAKSRASAALHNIIYSQQDEGQARREMRVLHMLEQVRTYCDSGWDWIESHAGTPSPGGTRTTDIPEPVDPQICQAMCAIMKLSFEEEYRRAMNELGGLQVVADLIHLEQDMYGMQNDPINMALRRYAGMAMTNLTFGDVVNKATLCSKKSCLQALVAQLASDSEELHQVVSSILRNLSWRADISSKRVLRDIGCVSALMTCALQATKESTLKSLLSALWNLSAHSIDNKVAICSVDGALGFLVSTLTYRCQTNSLAIIESGGGILRNVSSLVATREDYRQILRDHNCLQTLLQHLRSHSLTIVSNACGTLWNLSARSSKDQELLWDLGAVSMLRNLIHSKHKMIAMGSAAALRNLLTNRPLKYKDAAVVSPGSCMPSLYMRKQKALEAELDAKHLAETFDTLEKQSPKHLSLNKPLRHIESLAKDYASDSGCFDDDEAPNVSSSLDTGSFSMLSMFLTNSNFLQNQPRKRDSEPERDVDPPQIVEKRHAPPDDVSAAAEKLAKKITNTVAKIDRLVEDITMHTSSEDSLSLSSEDHLADWPYGLDELNEARAKSCSPCRLSDTSSLAHRDRLSRAHALLRLKTAHSSVSTDSLNSGSTSDGYCGSKDQMRPAPRGLIMQQQRPNQLDLKVAHQEYINAVPTALNETNQQDIPERDSVDNKDVKTQEFSSTDPEKNQDPPVQTPVSVSTKVSSDVSMTSIKLSPSYQQVPLIQSVAKFGVAKTAINVQAAQAMRRQAWVPTVMTGGSITKFSPITSTRSPTIGTMETVQKYSVENTPICFSRCSSLSSLSSGDGGLDGQSENELESDSSLEIIEVEDGEVVKRAEEDETLEDLSDSQLLMTDSKTFPSKETDPIEIPGPAKKEKVFLRGASPAVLEDRSPSSSSENYIHETPLVMSRCSSVSSLGSFESPSIASSIQSDPCSEMIDGTISPSDLPDSPGQTMPPSRSKTPCCVEPNGPEAQPAGISGQWENSLRKFMEITDSKDRFNLPPDLDTMIYFTVEKPTENFSCASSLSALPLHEHYIQKDVELKLTPLLQQNDKNLPLYDEDEQGFEHGERYSEGNSDDDIEILKECINSAMPSKFRKVRPSLMTTIPPHILNAQIRKPIHLPVYMLPNGKTQVCPGRRIVIPQKDFKFDDSSFTDSAEGTPVNFSSTTSLSDETLQYPVKERGAKDCTAKGLNKQEPLDDEAKRIEDLRIFSHFHKPHRMNYQPEIQLTRTTKHVIPTQRVLMQSKEVADRVASQRNHSPSQQRKMLNQVRKLELPVIKKNPESNLNLRSQSERVFQQMSSEESNGYYDDNEEAMKRNSRKQIREASRNTLSRSMTNIGRIDNSQKPRGFHRIKQGLIKDESLACYSLSSSLSSLSDAEFEDQKSKAQQIWYKNRQNKNMVQQMKSMNIHSQYEEQSSPSSVSMDSEDDLLQKCITSAMPKQRRKLAARKKKGENSQKQKQKAVDGWNIDEEIDSDDTAWDKESDLNSVEWRAIQEGANSVVTGLQASKSQEPSSEETESVLSFMSTSSFTPKEKKFAKDKKANKPLDFAQRKPVPNLPVVFRGRTVIYTPKKDAPPSQRPPPRKPKTDTPKNPDLAQHRSKSLHRLGRPQDIELSLPKRSSTPPPRIPKSSSSGSSQSSTPSRHSQRKITSPIQTNKTVQKKNSTPASSPPASSPPERKGRSPVVNQNEKSPPPKTQKSPVRIPFMQNSVRQPRPLSPLVTNQTSSRPTNQVNGKRIGPGNRFDLVRMTSVHSSGGESDRNGFLRQLTFIKESKTVLRREGSGRNVPGSQNGSPRRAVPGASAVFLCSSRCQELKAAVQAPRRVQGRGPGQFQAVQKPEPQRQTGTLSRATSSERDMTTRRPARRTSSESPCRAAQRNGPGRMSGPRQQQDKDTFKRHASSPSINILSRVTSRSSLRSSSSDSSGRAKSEDDTKKKCQKGQRSGSRQNDRVTWRRIRDEDVPQILKSTLPANALPLVPSPDGEKPKPPALPGKLPTILLASRKTSDAIVQTEDLSNNKTNSSTSPTVETAPVISEEVTKLALLRKISAGSGNNLQDGDSDASVRTHSTVSTGTSDGHIGGVVHFRQGSPSKAVRVTPFNYIPSPMACCLQDAQSQAATINEKSGEKTES
- the apc2 gene encoding adenomatous polyposis coli protein 2 isoform X1 translates to MANAVASYDQLAHQVEALRKENSHLRRELEDNSNHLSKLETETFGMKEVLKQLQSKLEQEAGTLASSGRSDVLHQLKELHMDLTNYYELKHQPHNLRFLSDSLGGAGPAGGAELEERLALPPSSCSSSSSRARSPLRASSRQSAVSGGDAAAIMLPHHFLDGAPPKIALIGGADGRPSDHHLEELYKERNLLLGEIDREERERCWYFSQLEALTQRLAQLPRIDTFSLQMDLIRQQLEFEAQQVRSVMEERFGTSDEMVQRTQMRVARLEQLEKELQEARGSQESQLQLSGAEKPPAGEPENNSSSAAAAAGNEAPDGGSKVEMVFWLLSMLANRDKEEMSRTLLALSSSQDSCIAMRKSGCVPLLVQILHEAPGGSGGGPGEASTSGCSREAKSRASAALHNIIYSQQDEGQARREMRVLHMLEQVRTYCDSGWDWIESHAGTPSPGGTRTTDIPEPVDPQICQAMCAIMKLSFEEEYRRAMNELGGLQVVADLIHLEQDMYGMQNDPINMALRRYAGMAMTNLTFGDVVNKATLCSKKSCLQALVAQLASDSEELHQVVSSILRNLSWRADISSKRVLRDIGCVSALMTCALQATKESTLKSLLSALWNLSAHSIDNKVAICSVDGALGFLVSTLTYRCQTNSLAIIESGGGILRNVSSLVATREDYRQILRDHNCLQTLLQHLRSHSLTIVSNACGTLWNLSARSSKDQELLWDLGAVSMLRNLIHSKHKMIAMGSAAALRNLLTNRPLKYKDAAVVSPGSCMPSLYMRKQKALEAELDAKHLAETFDTLEKQSPKHLSLNKPLRHIESLAKDYASDSGCFDDDEAPNVSSSLDTGSFSMLSMFLTNSNFLQNQPRKRDSEPERDVDPPQIVEKRHAPPDDVSAAAEKLAKKITNTVAKIDRLVEDITMHTSSEDSLSLSSEDHLADWPYGLDELNEARAKSCSPCRLSDTSSLAHRDRLSRAHALLRLKTAHSSVSTDSLNSGSTSDGYCGSKDQMRPAPRGLIMQQQRPNQLDLKVAHQEYINAVPTALNETNQQDIPERDSVDNKDVKTQEFSSTDPEKNQDPPVQTPVSVSTKVSSDVSMTSIKLSPSYQQVPLIQSVAKFGVAKTAINVQAAQAMRRQAWVPTVMTGGSITKFSPITSTRSPTIGTMETVQKYSVENTPICFSRCSSLSSLSSGDGGLDGQSENELESDSSLEIIEVEDGEVVKRAEEDETLEDLSDSQLLMTDSKTFPSKETDPIEIPGPAKKEKVFLRGASPAVLEDRSPSSSSENYIHETPLVMSRCSSVSSLGSFESPSIASSIQSDPCSEMIDGTISPSDLPDSPGQTMPPSRSKTPCCVEPNGPEAQPAGISGQWENSLRKFMEITDSKDRFNLPPDLDTMIYFTVEKPTENFSCASSLSALPLHEHYIQKDVELKLTPLLQQNDKNLPLYDEDEQGFEHGERYSEGNSDDDIEILKECINSAMPSKFRKVRPSLMTTIPPHILNAQIRKPIHLPVYMLPNGKTQVCPGRRIVIPQKDFKFDDSSFTDSAEGTPVNFSSTTSLSDETLQYPVKERGAKDCTAKGLNKQEPLDDEAKRIEDLRIFSHFHKPHRMNYQPEIQLTRTTKHVIPTQRVLMQSKEVADRVASQRNHSPSQQRKMLNQVRKLELPVIKKNPESNLNLRSQSERVFQQMSSEESNGYYDDNEEAMKRNSRKQIREASRNTLSRSMTNIGRIDNSQKPRGFHRIKQGLIKDESLACYSLSSSLSSLSDAEFEDQKSKAQQIWYKNRQNKNMVQQMKSMNIHSQYEEQSSPSSVSMDSEDDLLQKCITSAMPKQRRKLAARKKKGENSQKQKQKAVDGWNIDEEIDSDDTAWDKESDLNSVEWRAIQEGANSVVTGLQASKSQEPSSEETESVLSFMSTSSFTPKEKKFAKDKKANKPLDFAQRKPVPNLPVVFRGRTVIYTPKKDAPPSQRPPPRKPKTDTPKNPDLAQHRSKSLHRLGRPQDIELSLPKRSSTPPPRIPKSSSSGSSQSSTPSRHSQRKITSPIQTNKTVQKKNSTPASSPPASSPPERKGRSPVVNQNEKSPPPKTQKSPVRIPFMQNSVRQPRPLSPLVTNQTSSRPTNQVNGKRIGPGNRFDLVRMTSVHSSGGESDRNGFLRQLTFIKESKTVLRREGSGRNVPGSQNGSPRRAVPGASAVFLCSSRCQELKAAVQAPRRVQGRGPGQFQAVQKPEPQRQTGTLSRATSSERDMTTRRPARRTSSESPCRAAQRNGPGRMSGPRQQQDKDTFKRHASSPSINILSRVTSRSSLRSSSSDSSGRAKSEDDTKKKCQKGQRSGSRQNDRVTWRRIRDEDVPQILKSTLPANALPLVPSPDGEKPKPPALPGKLPTILLASRKTSDAIVQTEDLSNNKTNSSTSPTVETAPVISEEVTKLALLRKISAGSGNNLQDGDSDASVRTHSTVSTGTSDGHIGGVVHFRQGSPSKAVRVTPFNYIPSPMACCLQDAQSQAATINEKSGEKTES